A single genomic interval of Methylobacterium bullatum harbors:
- the sodC gene encoding Superoxide dismutase [Cu-Zn] — translation MRRFLSVLALVGGVAPALAQAPAPAANTAPQTYESKVVNTKGEPIGTVTIRDGASALVLRLAIQPGGLPPGWHGIHFHAVADCSDMEKFEKSKAHVNHDQSKHGLLNPEGPDEGDLPNVYANADGSVNAEVSSETPLTGEGGLKDADGSAFIIHANEDDHTSQPIGGAGARLACSVIK, via the coding sequence ATGAGACGATTCCTGTCGGTCCTCGCCCTGGTGGGCGGCGTCGCGCCCGCCCTCGCGCAGGCGCCTGCCCCGGCGGCAAATACCGCTCCGCAGACCTACGAGAGCAAGGTCGTCAACACGAAGGGCGAACCGATCGGAACGGTCACCATCCGCGATGGAGCCAGCGCCCTGGTGCTGCGTCTGGCGATCCAGCCCGGCGGACTGCCTCCCGGCTGGCACGGCATTCACTTCCACGCCGTGGCCGATTGCTCGGACATGGAGAAGTTCGAGAAGTCGAAGGCTCACGTGAATCACGACCAGAGCAAGCACGGCCTGCTCAACCCGGAAGGGCCTGACGAGGGCGACCTGCCCAACGTCTATGCCAATGCCGATGGCTCGGTGAATGCGGAGGTGTCGAGCGAGACGCCGCTCACGGGCGAGGGCGGGTTGAAGGATGCCGACGGTTCGGCCTTCATCATCCACGCCAACGAGGACGACCATACCAGCCAGCCCATCGGCGGGGCAGGCGCCCGTCTCGCCTGCTCGGTCATCAAGTAG
- the dxs_2 gene encoding 1-deoxy-D-xylulose-5-phosphate synthase → MSRIETSILDGLDETSALRALPESQLQAVADAVRQEMIDAVSVTGGHLGSGLGVVELTVALHHVFETPDDRIVWDVGHQAYPHKILTGRRDRIRTLRQPGGLSGFTKRSESVYDPFGAAHSSTSISAALGMAVARDLDEASAKAKGAPAPRRRNMIAVIGDGSMSAGMAYEAMNNAGALHSRLIVILNDNDMSIAPPVGAMSAYFARLASGGTYRGLRETAKQLGKLLPKAIYQRAAAAEEYARSLVVGGGTMFEEMGFHYVGPVDGHNLDHLLPILKNVRDSDQGPILLHVVTQKGKGYAPAEASADRYHGVVKFDVLSGVQAKAKPNAPAYTRVFGESLIKAADADDKVVAITAAMPGGTGIDLFGKAHPDRTFDVGIAEQHAVTFAGGLATEGYKPFVAIYSTFLQRAYDQVVHDVALQNLAVRFCLDRAGLVGADGATHAGAFDLAYLCCLPNMVVMAASDEAELVHMVATQHAHDSGPIALRYPRGEGVGVDLPERGVPLPIGKGRIVKRPEGARVALLSLGTRLSEALKAADLLETAGIAVSVADARFAKPLDEAMILDLAASHEVLVTLEEGSVGGFGAMVLHLLSEKGALDSGRVRVRTLTLPDTYQDHNSPEAMYAEAGLDADGIVRIVQAALPEQKARSGAKLVSIGNGQR, encoded by the coding sequence CGCCCGACGACCGGATCGTGTGGGATGTCGGGCACCAGGCCTATCCGCACAAGATCCTGACCGGGCGGCGCGACCGGATCCGGACGCTGCGCCAGCCGGGCGGCCTGTCGGGCTTCACCAAGCGGTCGGAGAGCGTCTACGACCCGTTCGGGGCGGCGCATTCCTCCACCTCGATCTCGGCGGCGCTCGGCATGGCGGTGGCGCGCGACCTCGACGAGGCCTCGGCCAAGGCCAAGGGCGCGCCCGCGCCCAGGCGCCGCAACATGATCGCGGTGATCGGCGACGGCTCGATGTCGGCGGGCATGGCCTACGAGGCGATGAACAATGCCGGGGCGCTGCATTCGCGCCTGATCGTGATCCTGAACGACAACGACATGTCGATCGCCCCGCCGGTGGGGGCGATGTCGGCCTATTTCGCCAGGCTCGCCTCGGGCGGGACCTATCGCGGCCTGCGCGAGACGGCCAAGCAGCTCGGCAAGCTCCTGCCGAAGGCGATCTACCAGCGCGCCGCGGCGGCGGAAGAGTACGCCCGCTCCCTGGTGGTGGGCGGCGGCACGATGTTCGAGGAGATGGGGTTCCATTACGTCGGCCCGGTCGATGGCCATAACCTCGACCATCTGCTGCCGATCCTGAAGAACGTGCGCGATTCGGACCAGGGCCCGATCCTGCTCCACGTGGTGACGCAGAAGGGCAAGGGCTACGCCCCGGCCGAGGCCTCCGCCGACCGCTATCACGGGGTGGTGAAGTTCGACGTGCTGTCGGGGGTCCAGGCCAAGGCCAAGCCGAACGCGCCGGCCTATACCCGCGTCTTCGGCGAGAGCCTGATCAAGGCGGCGGATGCCGACGACAAGGTGGTGGCGATCACCGCGGCGATGCCGGGCGGCACCGGGATCGACCTGTTCGGCAAGGCGCATCCGGACCGGACCTTCGATGTGGGCATCGCCGAACAGCATGCGGTGACGTTCGCGGGCGGCCTGGCGACGGAGGGCTACAAGCCGTTCGTGGCGATCTACTCGACCTTCCTGCAGCGGGCCTACGACCAGGTCGTGCACGACGTGGCGCTGCAGAACTTAGCTGTACGGTTCTGCCTCGACCGGGCGGGTCTGGTGGGTGCGGACGGGGCGACCCATGCCGGCGCCTTCGATCTCGCCTATCTGTGCTGCCTGCCGAACATGGTGGTGATGGCGGCCTCCGACGAGGCCGAGCTGGTCCACATGGTGGCGACCCAGCACGCCCATGACAGCGGCCCGATCGCCCTGCGCTACCCGCGCGGCGAGGGGGTGGGCGTGGACCTGCCCGAGCGCGGCGTGCCGCTTCCCATCGGCAAGGGCCGGATCGTCAAGCGCCCCGAGGGGGCGCGGGTGGCGCTGCTGAGCCTGGGCACGCGTCTGTCTGAGGCGCTGAAGGCGGCCGACCTTCTAGAGACGGCGGGGATCGCCGTGAGCGTGGCGGATGCGCGCTTCGCCAAGCCGCTCGACGAGGCGATGATCCTGGATCTGGCGGCGAGCCACGAGGTCCTGGTCACCCTGGAAGAGGGTTCGGTGGGCGGCTTCGGCGCAATGGTGCTGCATCTCCTGTCGGAGAAGGGCGCTCTCGACAGCGGCCGGGTGCGGGTGCGGACGCTGACGCTGCCGGACACCTACCAGGACCACAACAGCCCGGAGGCGATGTACGCCGAGGCCGGCCTCGACGCCGACGGCATCGTCAGGATCGTCCAGGCCGCTCTGCCCGAACAGAAGGCACGCAGTGGTGCCAAGCTCGTGAGCATCGGCAACGGCCAGCGCTGA